A stretch of the Nitratifractor salsuginis DSM 16511 genome encodes the following:
- a CDS encoding DNA-processing protein DprA has translation MAADLLEELPAEFETLKKPPERLWYLGNPELLKRRKVSIVGTRRPSAYTREMTHRLAKELAARGVVVVSGAAMGVDAIAHQGAGPASTIAVLGTGVDLRYPAVNAPLIESIEKEGLLLSRFEPGMRATNWSFVVRNELVVALGEVLVITQADRQSGSMRSAEIAGKLGREIWVLPQRLGESEGTNDLLREGVAKPIYSIEEFADRFGTVPAKELPLDDFFYFCQKNPTVDEVLNRFGARLYEAELMGEVEIRDGRVRLA, from the coding sequence ATGGCCGCTGATCTGCTTGAGGAACTCCCCGCAGAGTTCGAAACGCTCAAAAAGCCTCCGGAAAGACTCTGGTACCTGGGGAATCCGGAACTCTTGAAACGGCGCAAAGTCTCCATCGTCGGGACGCGCCGACCTTCGGCCTATACCCGGGAAATGACCCATCGGCTCGCCAAAGAACTCGCGGCAAGAGGTGTAGTGGTGGTCAGCGGAGCCGCTATGGGGGTCGATGCGATCGCCCATCAGGGGGCGGGTCCTGCCTCGACCATTGCGGTGCTGGGGACGGGAGTGGATCTGCGCTATCCGGCTGTCAACGCCCCTTTGATCGAATCGATCGAGAAGGAAGGGCTCCTGCTCAGCCGCTTCGAGCCGGGGATGCGGGCGACCAACTGGAGTTTCGTCGTGCGTAACGAATTGGTCGTGGCCCTGGGGGAAGTCCTGGTGATCACCCAGGCGGATCGACAAAGCGGCTCGATGCGCAGTGCCGAGATCGCCGGGAAATTGGGACGGGAGATTTGGGTCCTGCCGCAACGTCTGGGTGAGAGTGAAGGGACTAATGATCTTTTGAGAGAGGGGGTGGCGAAACCCATCTACAGCATAGAGGAGTTTGCGGATCGCTTCGGCACAGTGCCAGCCAAAGAGCTTCCACTTGATGACTTTTTTTACTTTTGCCAAAAGAATCCGACAGTGGATGAGGTTTTGAACCGCTTTGGAGCGCGGCTCTATGAAGCGGAATTGATGGGAGAAGTGGAGATCAGGGACGGACGGGTTCGTCTGGCCTGA
- the proC gene encoding pyrroline-5-carboxylate reductase: MKILLIGAGNMGGAMLEGLREYDVTVVEAYEPRRKELAALYPNITLQNTIPPLDGYVVLLAIKPQSLDALEVEGRAEALISILAGTPLARLKEKIDAEAYIRAMPNIAALKRKSVTSVTGDESFKEEALKILSSIGKAIWLNSEKELDIATGIGGSAPAWMALVAEALADGAVNLGLPRAVSYEYVAALMDGMGALLEEEHPALLKDKVMSPGGTTAAGYAKLEEGGVRDSFIKAMEACYRRSLELGK, from the coding sequence ATGAAGATCCTACTGATCGGTGCGGGAAATATGGGCGGTGCGATGTTGGAAGGCTTGCGGGAGTATGACGTAACCGTGGTGGAAGCCTATGAACCTCGGCGCAAAGAGTTGGCGGCGCTATACCCCAATATCACGCTGCAAAATACGATCCCTCCTTTGGACGGATACGTGGTGCTTCTGGCGATCAAACCTCAGTCTCTGGATGCTCTGGAAGTCGAGGGGAGAGCCGAAGCGCTGATCTCCATCCTGGCGGGAACCCCTTTGGCGAGGCTCAAAGAGAAGATCGATGCCGAGGCCTATATCCGGGCGATGCCCAACATCGCGGCCCTCAAACGTAAATCGGTCACCTCGGTCACCGGTGACGAATCCTTTAAAGAAGAGGCGCTGAAAATTCTCTCCTCCATCGGCAAAGCCATTTGGCTCAACAGCGAAAAAGAGCTAGATATCGCCACGGGCATCGGCGGATCGGCGCCGGCGTGGATGGCGCTGGTGGCCGAGGCTTTGGCCGACGGAGCGGTCAATCTGGGCCTGCCCCGTGCCGTGAGCTATGAGTATGTGGCGGCTTTGATGGACGGGATGGGGGCTTTGTTGGAAGAGGAACATCCCGCGCTGCTCAAAGACAAGGTGATGTCCCCGGGAGGCACTACCGCCGCCGGCTATGCCAAGCTCGAAGAGGGGGGTGTACGCGACAGCTTCATCAAGGCGATGGAAGCGTGCTACCGCAGAAGCCTGGAACTGGGAAAATGA
- a CDS encoding divergent polysaccharide deacetylase family protein produces the protein MGLKKKRSARERAVKKRSELRQRTLRRFALSVLGLLGMSTVLGLALLAGGGETKSSRPTYLAHKTSTVTVAPKQPSLVGEEYPKEDRVGFGLEDLIEKTRKRAKGKNESPSTKATPKKSSSPELVLIIDDVSQPRQLAAIRKLPFPVTPSIFPPSQMNKHTPKLAKGLRHYMIHFPLESGSKKMNRFEKTLFVRDDPAKVRKRVEEIRHLFPSARFLNNHTGSVFTSNYRAMYRLYGFLKKEGFIFLDSRTSGHSKVRKIAAEYHMPYLGRDVFLDNVQIPQAVRTQLKRAVRLAKKRGYAIAIGHPHPVTLRVLKQAASLLKGVKAVYLDDFYREHYGR, from the coding sequence GTGGGATTGAAGAAAAAGAGATCAGCCAGAGAACGTGCCGTAAAAAAGCGGAGTGAACTGCGTCAGCGAACCCTGCGGCGCTTCGCTCTCTCGGTACTGGGACTGTTGGGAATGAGTACGGTGTTGGGATTGGCACTGCTTGCCGGGGGAGGGGAGACAAAAAGCTCCAGGCCCACTTATTTGGCCCACAAGACATCGACGGTTACTGTAGCTCCGAAACAGCCCTCTTTGGTAGGGGAAGAGTATCCCAAAGAGGATCGAGTGGGATTCGGTCTGGAGGATCTCATCGAAAAGACCCGCAAAAGGGCCAAGGGGAAAAACGAGTCCCCATCCACAAAGGCCACTCCAAAAAAATCATCCTCGCCCGAGTTGGTTCTGATTATCGACGATGTCTCCCAGCCCCGACAGTTGGCGGCTATTCGGAAGCTTCCTTTTCCTGTCACTCCCTCTATTTTCCCTCCTTCTCAGATGAATAAACATACACCGAAATTGGCCAAAGGCCTTAGACACTATATGATCCATTTTCCCCTGGAATCGGGGAGCAAAAAGATGAACCGTTTTGAAAAGACTCTTTTTGTCCGGGATGATCCGGCCAAGGTCCGGAAACGGGTCGAGGAGATCCGACACCTCTTCCCGAGCGCCCGCTTTCTCAACAACCATACCGGCAGCGTCTTCACTTCCAATTACCGGGCGATGTATCGGCTATACGGCTTTTTGAAAAAGGAGGGCTTCATCTTCCTCGATAGCCGGACCAGCGGACATTCCAAGGTACGGAAGATCGCGGCAGAGTATCATATGCCCTACCTTGGAAGGGATGTCTTCCTGGATAATGTCCAGATTCCTCAAGCGGTTCGCACGCAGTTGAAACGGGCGGTTCGCCTGGCCAAAAAGAGAGGCTATGCCATCGCGATCGGACACCCCCATCCGGTGACGCTCAGGGTCTTGAAGCAGGCGGCTTCGCTTTTGAAAGGGGTCAAAGCGGTCTATCTGGATGATTTTTATCGGGAACACTATGGCCGCTGA
- a CDS encoding ribonuclease R family protein, producing the protein MSPFGIQLTRGFLPQELEEEDYSKYEILEGIGALVQGEDGLWRLKSLYRVGRLWISQEGKGYVEAEDKEEKDLLIEPGDLGDAKNGDEVVVKRIIARRGRPSAKVILVTRPAHVIVIGYTYRDEEGNFSVRNIKTGEPTEAIMPGMDLKAFKVGTVLLIDAATSQVKEVLGHLGDARVDERISLLLYGREGEKFPSDCVEQALEIPAEVQPQEIEGRVDLRHLPFCTIDPVTAKDFDDAIYLDLASHTLYVAIADVSHYVPYFSPIDKEAKVRGFTTYLPHKAFPMLPRELSENICSLKPHVDRLAFISKIRLDPETLQPLEEEFFEGVIHSKRRFNYDEIDAVLEGKKDTFTETESEIMEWLLPLQKITERLRRQRLKKGFDFRSDEVRLAIDPDHELKETTIETGTPSHSLIEECMLLANKAAAKRFEGDGDSIFRIHEAPDRAKMEELLEELATVGIYVEVSEESESPAIIRAIQKEAQRMGLGAEVDALIIKSLRRASYSPFNVGHFGLGFDKYSHFTSPIRRYSDLILHRLIKADLQKDRERKEYLLRNIEPLCVRVSELERNATKAEWDFRDRKFARWAKRHLGEHFPAQIVEIDIEDTQKGAKAVIKCEMQGIVVELPEYDALLFDRIEVELVEADIALAVIRARQIRKLEKE; encoded by the coding sequence ATGAGTCCTTTCGGTATCCAACTCACCCGCGGCTTTCTCCCCCAGGAACTCGAAGAGGAGGACTACAGCAAATACGAGATCCTCGAAGGGATCGGCGCACTCGTCCAAGGAGAAGATGGACTCTGGCGCCTGAAGTCCCTCTACCGCGTGGGCCGGCTCTGGATCTCCCAGGAGGGCAAAGGCTACGTCGAAGCTGAGGACAAAGAAGAGAAAGACCTTCTAATCGAACCCGGAGACCTGGGCGACGCCAAGAACGGCGACGAAGTGGTCGTCAAGCGGATCATCGCCCGGCGCGGCCGCCCCAGTGCCAAAGTGATCCTCGTCACCCGCCCCGCCCATGTGATCGTCATCGGATACACTTATCGGGACGAAGAAGGTAACTTCTCGGTGCGCAATATCAAAACCGGGGAACCCACCGAAGCGATCATGCCGGGGATGGACCTCAAAGCCTTCAAAGTCGGCACCGTTTTGCTGATCGATGCCGCCACTTCCCAGGTCAAAGAGGTACTGGGCCATCTGGGCGACGCCCGCGTAGATGAGCGCATCAGCCTGCTGCTCTACGGGCGTGAGGGGGAAAAGTTCCCGTCCGACTGCGTGGAGCAGGCCCTCGAGATCCCCGCCGAAGTGCAGCCACAGGAGATCGAGGGGCGCGTGGATCTGCGCCATTTGCCCTTCTGCACCATCGATCCCGTCACCGCCAAGGATTTCGACGATGCCATCTATCTGGACCTTGCCAGCCATACCCTCTATGTGGCCATTGCCGACGTGAGCCACTACGTCCCCTACTTCAGCCCCATCGACAAGGAGGCCAAGGTGAGGGGCTTCACCACTTACCTACCCCACAAAGCCTTCCCGATGCTCCCCAGGGAACTCAGTGAGAATATCTGCTCGCTTAAACCCCACGTGGACCGGCTCGCCTTCATCAGCAAGATCCGGCTCGATCCAGAAACCCTCCAGCCTCTGGAAGAGGAGTTTTTCGAGGGGGTGATCCACTCGAAACGCCGCTTCAACTACGATGAGATCGATGCGGTACTCGAAGGGAAAAAGGACACATTTACCGAGACAGAATCGGAGATTATGGAGTGGCTGCTGCCCCTGCAGAAGATCACCGAACGCCTGAGACGCCAACGGCTCAAAAAAGGCTTCGACTTCCGCAGCGACGAGGTGCGCCTGGCCATCGATCCCGATCACGAGCTCAAGGAGACCACCATCGAGACCGGCACCCCGTCCCACAGCCTTATCGAAGAGTGTATGCTTCTGGCCAACAAAGCCGCCGCCAAACGCTTTGAGGGAGACGGAGATTCGATCTTCCGGATCCACGAAGCCCCCGACCGGGCCAAGATGGAGGAGCTGCTCGAAGAGTTGGCCACGGTGGGGATCTATGTGGAGGTTTCGGAAGAGAGCGAATCTCCCGCCATTATCCGCGCCATCCAGAAAGAAGCTCAGCGTATGGGGCTCGGCGCCGAGGTGGACGCCCTGATCATCAAATCCCTGCGCCGGGCCTCCTACTCCCCCTTCAATGTAGGGCACTTCGGATTGGGCTTTGACAAATACAGCCACTTCACTTCGCCGATCCGGCGTTACAGCGACCTGATCCTCCATCGCCTCATCAAAGCTGACCTGCAAAAGGACCGGGAGCGCAAAGAGTACCTCCTGCGCAACATCGAGCCCCTCTGTGTCCGGGTCAGCGAACTGGAACGCAACGCCACCAAAGCCGAATGGGATTTTAGAGACCGCAAATTCGCCCGCTGGGCCAAGCGGCACCTGGGAGAGCACTTCCCCGCCCAGATCGTGGAGATCGATATCGAAGATACGCAAAAGGGAGCCAAGGCGGTCATCAAGTGCGAAATGCAAGGCATCGTCGTAGAACTCCCCGAATACGACGCCCTGCTTTTCGACCGCATCGAAGTGGAACTCGTCGAAGCCGACATCGCCCTCGCCGTCATCCGCGCCAGGCAGATCCGGAAATTGGAGAAAGAGTGA
- the holA gene encoding DNA polymerase III subunit delta produces MYQREFEQRLKEGLPNAVLLYGDNAYLIEETIERYRKELDASETLLAMYHDEYDFERARSYLSQSSLFGGTNFLLIRRDKKIPKKELDTLIALTQKNPDNYFLFDFRGEARDAKGMQSSFPEKKGGIWVRFFEPNPREGVAILRRKAEALGLQIDDYALNHLLTLLENNLALAAKELEKLSILQCPVSTKEIDRLVYSSAPLAVEKLLVDLFNKKPIDETLERLLDLGANEYEILRATQFFVHQIFLFHAYIRIHGVADSKAILGYKLPKHVEQQKAALSARIKPATWIKIHDHLLSSELQLKKSRSDYRETELYGVLIRLQSLL; encoded by the coding sequence GTGTATCAGCGCGAATTCGAACAGCGGCTCAAAGAGGGCCTTCCCAATGCGGTGCTTCTCTACGGAGACAACGCATACCTCATCGAAGAGACCATCGAACGCTACCGCAAAGAGCTCGATGCCTCGGAGACTCTGTTGGCGATGTATCACGACGAGTACGACTTCGAACGGGCCAGGAGCTATCTCTCCCAATCCTCTCTCTTCGGGGGCACCAATTTTCTTTTGATCCGGCGGGACAAGAAAATCCCCAAAAAAGAGCTCGATACCCTGATCGCTTTGACCCAAAAGAATCCCGACAACTATTTCCTCTTCGATTTTCGGGGAGAGGCACGGGATGCCAAAGGGATGCAAAGCAGTTTTCCGGAGAAAAAGGGGGGTATCTGGGTGCGTTTCTTTGAACCCAACCCCAGAGAGGGGGTTGCCATACTCCGGCGCAAAGCCGAAGCGCTCGGGTTGCAGATCGATGATTACGCCCTGAACCATCTTCTGACCCTTCTGGAGAACAACCTCGCCCTCGCCGCCAAAGAGCTGGAGAAACTCTCCATCCTCCAGTGCCCCGTCAGCACCAAAGAGATCGACCGACTCGTCTACTCCAGCGCTCCCCTGGCGGTGGAGAAACTCCTTGTCGACCTCTTCAACAAAAAACCCATCGACGAAACCCTCGAACGCCTCCTGGACCTCGGAGCCAACGAGTATGAGATCCTCCGCGCCACCCAATTCTTCGTCCATCAGATCTTCCTTTTTCACGCCTACATCCGCATTCACGGAGTGGCCGATTCCAAGGCGATCCTCGGCTACAAACTCCCCAAGCACGTCGAACAGCAAAAAGCCGCACTCTCGGCCCGCATCAAACCGGCCACCTGGATCAAAATCCACGACCATCTCCTCAGCTCGGAACTGCAATTAAAAAAGAGTCGATCGGATTATAGAGAAACAGAGTTGTATGGGGTATTGATCCGCCTGCAGAGTCTTTTGTAG
- a CDS encoding 2-oxoacid:acceptor oxidoreductase family protein has product MSKIIMRFTGVGGQGVLLAGEIFAAAKIKQGGYGVKTATYTSQVRGGPTVVDIQLSDEPVLYPYANDGEVDLMLSVAQISYDQFKKGVKDGGDIIIDPNLVTPTEEDKKRWRIYAIPVITIAKEEVGNVITQSVVALAAANTFTRALDDDLLIETMLSKVPPKVHEANKKAYELGRKYAIEALEKGPMK; this is encoded by the coding sequence ATGTCGAAAATTATCATGCGTTTTACCGGAGTCGGTGGACAGGGAGTGCTCCTGGCCGGCGAAATCTTTGCTGCCGCCAAGATCAAGCAGGGCGGCTACGGGGTCAAAACCGCTACCTATACTTCTCAGGTCCGCGGGGGACCGACCGTGGTGGACATCCAGCTCTCCGATGAGCCGGTTCTCTACCCCTATGCCAACGACGGCGAAGTCGATCTGATGCTCTCCGTGGCCCAGATCAGCTACGACCAGTTCAAAAAAGGGGTCAAAGACGGTGGAGACATCATCATCGACCCCAACCTGGTCACGCCCACCGAAGAGGACAAAAAGCGCTGGAGAATCTATGCCATTCCCGTCATCACCATCGCCAAGGAAGAGGTCGGAAACGTCATTACCCAGTCGGTCGTCGCTCTGGCGGCTGCCAACACCTTCACCCGGGCGCTCGATGACGACCTGCTCATCGAAACCATGCTGAGCAAAGTCCCCCCCAAGGTTCACGAAGCCAACAAAAAAGCCTATGAGCTCGGACGAAAATATGCGATTGAGGCTCTCGAAAAAGGCCCGATGAAATAA
- the htpX gene encoding zinc metalloprotease HtpX, which produces MEKFKTYFLMIGLTLLFIWFGGLIGGKGGMILAFLIAAGMNFYAYYYSDKQVLAHYHAIPLDESNAPQVYRIVEDLTRKAGLPMPKLYIIPDPVPNAFATGRDYEHAAVAVTEGLLDLLNEEEVAGVIAHELSHIKHYDMLIGTVAATIAGAISMLANFGMFFGGRDEERNPIVTIALMIIMPLAATIIQMTISRSREFEADKGAALITGHPEWLQSALSKLDNYARRGAVIHDADPSTAHMFIVNPFSGLGGQVANLFRTHPTTEERIERLEEIKYQLRRA; this is translated from the coding sequence ATGGAAAAATTCAAAACCTATTTTCTGATGATCGGACTGACCCTGCTCTTTATCTGGTTCGGCGGTCTGATCGGCGGGAAGGGGGGAATGATCCTCGCTTTCCTCATCGCGGCGGGAATGAACTTCTACGCCTATTACTACAGTGATAAACAGGTGCTGGCGCATTACCACGCCATCCCCCTGGATGAGAGCAACGCTCCCCAGGTCTATCGGATCGTCGAGGACCTGACGCGCAAAGCGGGGCTTCCCATGCCCAAACTCTACATCATTCCCGATCCGGTCCCCAACGCTTTTGCCACCGGGCGGGACTATGAGCACGCCGCCGTCGCGGTCACCGAAGGATTGCTCGACCTGCTCAACGAAGAGGAGGTCGCCGGGGTGATCGCCCACGAGCTCAGCCACATCAAGCACTACGATATGCTTATCGGCACCGTCGCCGCCACCATCGCCGGTGCCATCAGTATGCTGGCCAATTTCGGAATGTTTTTCGGCGGACGGGACGAGGAGCGCAACCCCATCGTCACCATCGCGCTGATGATCATCATGCCCCTGGCGGCCACCATCATCCAGATGACGATCAGCCGCAGCCGGGAATTCGAAGCCGACAAGGGGGCCGCCCTGATCACCGGCCATCCCGAATGGCTCCAGAGCGCCCTGTCGAAACTCGACAACTACGCCCGGCGCGGAGCCGTGATCCACGATGCCGACCCCTCGACGGCCCATATGTTCATCGTCAACCCCTTCAGCGGCCTCGGCGGCCAGGTCGCCAACCTCTTTCGCACCCACCCCACAACGGAAGAACGGATTGAACGCCTCGAAGAGATCAAATATCAACTAAGGAGGGCGTGA
- the serS gene encoding serine--tRNA ligase: protein MIDLKYLQNNFEEASALLRKKGVGEEALNRLKERFEKLKEFQRAFEESKAEQNRLSRLFGQYKREGKDVGELQERVASLKSQVNELQEQAREAEKALVALAMGIPNFPDESVPEGLDEEDNVEIKRVLEPRAFDFQPKEHWELAEQNGWIDFERGVKLAKSRFALLRGQGARLQTALINFFLDRNIAAGFEEYAVPFMVNSEMLRGTGQLPKFEEDLFKVCDEDLYLIPTAEVPLTNIYHDEILPAEELPVLMTAYSPCFRKEAGSAGRDTRGMIRQHQFAKVEMVAITRPEESDEIFQKMVQQASDLLTELGLPHRWVELCTGDLGFSAARTVDLEVWLPGQGKYREISSISNTRDFQARRAKIRFKDGKKNWLVHTLNGSALAVGRTLVAIMENYQQADGSIEIPEALKPYL from the coding sequence ATGATCGATCTGAAATATCTCCAGAATAATTTTGAAGAGGCTTCGGCCCTTTTGCGCAAAAAGGGGGTCGGTGAAGAGGCCCTGAACCGACTCAAAGAGCGGTTTGAAAAGCTCAAAGAGTTCCAACGTGCCTTCGAAGAGAGCAAAGCGGAGCAGAACCGCCTCTCCAGGCTCTTCGGTCAGTATAAGCGTGAAGGCAAGGATGTGGGCGAACTGCAGGAGCGGGTAGCGTCACTGAAGTCACAGGTTAATGAGCTGCAGGAGCAGGCCCGCGAGGCGGAGAAGGCCCTGGTGGCCCTGGCGATGGGCATCCCCAACTTCCCCGACGAGAGTGTCCCCGAGGGGTTGGACGAAGAGGACAACGTGGAGATCAAACGGGTCCTGGAGCCAAGAGCTTTCGATTTCCAACCCAAAGAGCACTGGGAGTTGGCGGAGCAGAACGGATGGATCGATTTCGAACGGGGGGTCAAGCTGGCCAAGAGCCGTTTCGCCCTGCTCAGAGGGCAGGGGGCGAGGCTCCAGACAGCCCTGATCAATTTTTTCCTCGACCGCAACATCGCCGCCGGCTTCGAAGAGTATGCCGTACCTTTTATGGTCAATTCCGAAATGCTCCGGGGAACGGGGCAGCTGCCGAAATTCGAAGAGGATCTCTTCAAAGTCTGCGATGAGGATCTCTATCTGATCCCCACCGCCGAAGTGCCGCTGACCAACATTTACCACGATGAGATCCTCCCTGCCGAAGAGTTGCCGGTGCTGATGACCGCCTATTCCCCCTGCTTCCGCAAAGAGGCCGGAAGTGCCGGGCGGGATACCCGGGGGATGATCCGCCAGCATCAATTCGCCAAGGTGGAGATGGTGGCCATTACCCGCCCCGAAGAGAGCGACGAGATCTTTCAGAAAATGGTTCAGCAGGCTTCCGACCTGCTCACCGAGCTGGGCTTGCCCCACCGCTGGGTGGAGCTTTGCACCGGTGATCTGGGCTTCTCCGCCGCCCGAACCGTCGACCTGGAGGTTTGGCTACCCGGACAGGGGAAATACCGGGAGATCAGCTCCATCTCCAACACCCGGGATTTCCAGGCTCGCCGCGCCAAGATCCGCTTCAAAGACGGTAAAAAAAACTGGCTGGTCCACACCCTCAACGGCTCAGCCCTGGCCGTCGGCCGAACCCTGGTCGCGATTATGGAGAATTATCAGCAGGCCGATGGAAGCATCGAAATCCCCGAAGCCCTCAAGCCCTACCTATAG
- a CDS encoding TlpA family protein disulfide reductase — MRRFFTAFLFFVIGAALLQAQEPAKQDKGLTLTTVTGKRLHIKGTENGLDIREYRGKILFLEFWGTHCPPCLMSIPHYIDLSKKYKGKLAVLAIEVQDTPADLLKSFVTKHKINYDVVDYRTGMPLVNYISRRAQWRGSIPFLLIFNSKGEYVTSQVGLLPEETLEGVIKTLEKMKTEKGNEQNNTTPAKPVAK; from the coding sequence ATGCGCAGATTTTTCACCGCTTTTTTGTTTTTCGTTATAGGAGCAGCATTGCTGCAGGCACAGGAGCCTGCCAAGCAGGACAAAGGGCTGACCCTGACAACCGTCACCGGCAAGAGACTCCACATCAAGGGTACGGAAAACGGTTTGGATATCCGAGAATATCGGGGGAAGATCCTCTTTCTAGAATTCTGGGGAACCCACTGTCCTCCCTGTCTGATGTCCATTCCCCATTACATCGACCTCAGCAAGAAGTACAAAGGCAAATTAGCCGTCTTGGCGATAGAAGTCCAGGACACCCCTGCCGATCTCCTGAAAAGCTTCGTCACGAAACACAAAATCAACTATGATGTCGTTGATTATCGTACCGGGATGCCTCTGGTAAATTACATCAGCCGTCGGGCACAATGGAGAGGGAGTATTCCATTTCTACTCATCTTCAATTCAAAAGGCGAGTATGTCACCTCTCAAGTGGGTTTGCTGCCTGAAGAGACCCTCGAAGGTGTGATCAAAACCCTGGAGAAAATGAAGACGGAAAAAGGGAACGAACAAAACAACACTACTCCGGCAAAACCGGTAGCGAAATAA
- the ilvC gene encoding ketol-acid reductoisomerase — MSLNVYYDKDCDINLIKSKTVAMIGFGSQGHAHAENLRDSGVNVVVGLKPGGNSWKKAEAKGFEVLPVAEATAKADVIMILLPDETQAEVYKNEIEPNLKSGDTIAFGHGFNIHYGRIKPAADINVMMVAPKAPGHTVRSEFVKGGGIPDLIAVYQDPSGNTKELALSYASAIGGGRTAIIETTFKDETETDLFGEQAVLCGGVTSLVQAGFETLTEAGYAPEMAYFECLHELKLIVDLMFEGGIAEMRYSISNTAEYGDYVSGPRVINEESRKAMKEILKEIQNGKFAKDFILEGMAGYPRMTAERNNMKDSLIEKTGEKLRAMMPWIQANKIVDQETN; from the coding sequence ATGTCACTCAACGTTTATTATGACAAAGACTGCGATATCAACCTCATCAAAAGCAAAACCGTCGCCATGATCGGCTTCGGTAGCCAGGGGCATGCTCATGCCGAAAACCTCCGCGACAGCGGCGTCAACGTCGTCGTGGGCCTCAAGCCCGGCGGCAACAGCTGGAAAAAGGCGGAAGCCAAAGGCTTTGAAGTGCTTCCCGTCGCCGAAGCGACCGCCAAGGCCGACGTCATCATGATCCTGCTGCCCGACGAAACCCAGGCAGAGGTTTACAAAAACGAGATCGAGCCTAACCTCAAGAGCGGTGATACCATCGCTTTCGGCCACGGCTTCAATATCCACTATGGACGGATCAAGCCTGCCGCCGACATCAATGTCATGATGGTCGCTCCCAAGGCTCCCGGCCACACCGTACGCAGCGAATTCGTCAAAGGCGGCGGGATCCCCGATCTGATCGCTGTCTATCAAGATCCCAGCGGTAACACCAAAGAGTTGGCCCTCTCCTACGCCTCCGCCATCGGCGGCGGCCGTACCGCCATCATCGAGACCACCTTCAAAGATGAGACCGAAACCGACCTCTTCGGTGAGCAGGCCGTCCTCTGCGGCGGGGTGACTTCCCTGGTTCAAGCCGGTTTCGAAACCCTGACCGAAGCGGGCTACGCTCCCGAAATGGCTTATTTCGAGTGCCTCCACGAGCTCAAACTCATCGTCGACCTGATGTTCGAAGGCGGCATCGCCGAGATGCGCTACTCCATCTCCAACACCGCCGAGTACGGTGACTACGTCAGCGGCCCCCGGGTCATCAACGAAGAGTCCCGCAAAGCGATGAAGGAGATCCTCAAAGAGATCCAGAACGGCAAATTCGCCAAAGACTTCATCCTCGAAGGTATGGCCGGCTATCCCCGTATGACCGCCGAGCGCAACAATATGAAGGATTCTCTGATCGAGAAGACCGGAGAGAAACTGCGGGCGATGATGCCGTGGATTCAGGCGAACAAGATCGTTGACCAAGAGACAAACTGA